The Hydrogenobacter hydrogenophilus genome has a window encoding:
- a CDS encoding TlpA disulfide reductase family protein: MRRISYLLALLLLGGLMFFAFMHKKEDEETYSVKPSVPQSLPDFTFTGLDGKVYRLSDFRGKVVLLNFWASWCPPCREEMPIFQKVYEDCKKYGFVILAVSMDTNSTARDDYLKKLKPSFLILEGNDNVKLIGLPTSYLIDKDGKLYKIKLGVYREVKEDVEKLLGPDKRC; this comes from the coding sequence ATGAGAAGGATATCTTATCTTTTGGCTCTTTTGCTTCTTGGTGGTTTAATGTTCTTTGCTTTTATGCACAAAAAAGAAGATGAGGAAACCTACAGTGTCAAACCTTCTGTACCTCAAAGTCTTCCGGACTTTACCTTCACCGGTCTGGATGGGAAGGTATACCGTCTTTCGGACTTTAGGGGAAAGGTAGTGCTTCTAAACTTCTGGGCAAGCTGGTGTCCACCCTGTAGGGAAGAGATGCCTATCTTTCAAAAGGTTTATGAGGATTGCAAAAAGTACGGATTTGTTATCTTAGCGGTAAGCATGGATACTAACAGCACCGCAAGGGACGATTATTTAAAGAAGCTAAAACCCTCCTTTTTGATCCTTGAAGGAAATGATAATGTGAAGCTCATAGGTCTTCCCACTTCTTATTTGATAGACAAGGATGGAAAGCTCTACAAGATAAAACTTGGAGTCTATAGAGAAGTCAAGGAAGATGTAGAAAAACTACTCGGTCCTGATAAGAGGTGCTAA
- a CDS encoding tetratricopeptide repeat protein, with amino-acid sequence MKDYRGPFSKMGEGLVEKYIEDLKKELEQKPDDPQLNFKLGVAYVRLKRIDEARNVYKKLKSLDPQLAKELLDIIYEV; translated from the coding sequence ATGAAGGACTACAGAGGACCTTTCAGCAAAATGGGAGAAGGACTTGTTGAGAAGTACATAGAAGACCTAAAAAAGGAATTAGAACAAAAGCCTGATGACCCACAACTCAATTTTAAGTTGGGTGTGGCTTATGTAAGGCTTAAAAGGATAGATGAAGCACGCAATGTATATAAAAAACTCAAAAGTCTTGACCCTCAGCTTGCAAAGGAGCTTCTGGATATCATCTACGAAGTTTGA
- the hisH gene encoding imidazole glycerol phosphate synthase subunit HisH, producing the protein MTALIDYGMGNLRSVSKALEKVGIKPLITSDPHIVSKAEAVVLPGVGAFKDAVQNLKKAGLFSAVIRHIEKGKPYLGICLGLQLLFERSYEFGTEEGFGLLEGDVVLLPTTVKVPHIGWNQVWKKKDSRLFENIKDGDYFYFVHSYHVVPKKGEVIATLTDYGINFVSAVEYGNVFGVQFHPEKSQKLGLKVLENFKKVVYG; encoded by the coding sequence ATAACTGCTCTCATAGACTACGGTATGGGTAATCTCAGAAGTGTTAGCAAAGCATTAGAAAAAGTAGGAATTAAACCTCTGATTACTTCGGACCCTCATATAGTGTCAAAGGCTGAAGCGGTAGTATTACCCGGGGTTGGAGCTTTCAAAGATGCGGTTCAAAACCTAAAGAAAGCTGGACTTTTTTCCGCCGTGATCAGACATATAGAAAAAGGTAAACCTTACTTAGGTATCTGCCTTGGTTTGCAACTGCTTTTTGAGAGAAGTTATGAATTTGGGACAGAGGAAGGCTTTGGCCTCTTAGAAGGTGATGTGGTCTTGTTGCCTACTACTGTCAAAGTACCCCACATAGGTTGGAACCAAGTGTGGAAGAAAAAAGACAGCCGTCTTTTCGAAAACATAAAGGATGGAGATTACTTTTATTTCGTACATTCTTACCATGTAGTACCTAAGAAAGGCGAGGTAATAGCTACACTGACTGACTATGGAATAAACTTCGTTTCTGCTGTAGAGTATGGAAATGTATTTGGAGTTCAGTTTCATCCAGAGAAAAGTCAGAAGTTGGGACTCAAAGTTCTTGAAAACTTCAAAAAGGTAGTCTATGGCTAA
- a CDS encoding cytochrome c biogenesis CcdA family protein, with the protein MFEVSFFLAFTAGVLAFLSPCVLPIIPGYLSYISGMGAQEVKEQKEGFNWHILFASVLFVLGFSLVFTLLGAGASAIGQVLRDYQALIAKLGGAVVVFFGLHFAGVFLRENFLKEALGLGSLITGLYFLGFISQKLFFDLIGILLVCMFLYLFGLHELLYRQTRKDTKSRLPLIGAFLVGVFFAFGWSPCIGPVLGSILLYASQQETVAKGAMLLFVFSMGLGLPFILAGALFSAFLRFVKKFSRFFGIVELIGGVLLVILGVLLTTGKLSEISALLGV; encoded by the coding sequence ATGTTTGAGGTATCTTTCTTTCTGGCCTTTACAGCAGGTGTTCTTGCCTTCCTTTCGCCTTGCGTGCTTCCTATAATACCTGGATACCTCTCTTACATATCCGGTATGGGTGCACAGGAAGTAAAAGAACAAAAGGAAGGCTTTAACTGGCACATACTCTTTGCATCCGTACTCTTTGTGTTAGGATTTTCCTTGGTTTTTACCTTGCTTGGAGCAGGAGCAAGCGCTATAGGTCAGGTGCTGAGAGACTACCAAGCGCTCATAGCAAAGTTGGGTGGTGCGGTGGTAGTATTCTTTGGTCTTCACTTTGCTGGAGTTTTTCTAAGAGAAAACTTCTTAAAAGAAGCTTTAGGATTAGGGTCTTTGATAACTGGTCTTTACTTTTTGGGTTTTATCTCTCAGAAGTTATTTTTTGATCTTATAGGTATTCTGCTTGTGTGTATGTTTCTATACCTCTTTGGACTCCACGAACTTTTATACAGGCAGACGAGGAAAGATACCAAAAGTAGGCTTCCCCTAATTGGTGCCTTTCTTGTAGGTGTGTTTTTCGCCTTTGGCTGGAGTCCGTGCATAGGTCCCGTACTTGGTTCTATACTTCTGTATGCATCTCAGCAAGAGACGGTAGCTAAAGGTGCCATGCTTCTCTTTGTATTTTCCATGGGCCTTGGTTTACCTTTTATACTGGCAGGGGCTCTTTTTTCTGCCTTTCTGCGTTTTGTGAAAAAGTTCAGTAGGTTCTTTGGAATAGTAGAGCTCATTGGAGGCGTTTTACTTGTAATTCTCGGTGTCCTTCTGACAACAGGAAAACTCAGCGAAATATCAGCACTTCTGGGAGTCTAA